ATTTTGTTCGGCGAGGTCATTCGTCTGGTCGAGGTTACTGGCTTTAAGCAGCGTGTTATTTATCAGAAAGGACCCGTGCTGTCCGCTCAGGAAATGGAAGATATGTACGCTTCCAATGAAGGGGAAACCCGGCTGCTGCTGCTCAAAATGGAAGTGGATGATGAATTGGAGAAGCTGTTCACAGCCATGACCGAGGAAGATACGATTAAAATCGAGAATTGCCACAAACGCCTGCAAACGCTATCTCACCAACTGCTGATGATGGAAGCGTAGTACATCGGAACACCTCATGCAAATGGGGTGTTTTGACCTGTGATTAGACAGGGGTTCACTTCTGACACTAAAAACGTTAAAATAGAAGTGCACGTGTTCCGATTCACATAAAGTGTAATGCGGTAAAGCGGCGATATAGAATACAAAATATGTTGCAAAGGATGAGGAACCAGATGGCAAAACAGCAAATTGGTGTGATCGGCCTGGCGGTAATGGGTAAAAACTTGGCCCTTAATATTGAGAGCAGAGGCTTCACCGTTTCGGTTTTTAACCGCTCTCCAGAAAAAACGCACGATCTTATCAAAGAAGCAGAAGGTAAGAAACTGACGGGTACTTTCTCCATTGAAGAATTTGTGAACTCACTGGAATCACCCCGTAAAATCCTGATCATGGTTCAAGCTGGTAAAGCTACAGATGCCACGATTGAACAGCTTGTGCCTCATCTGGACAAGGGCGACATTATTATAGACGGAGGCAATGCCTACTTCCCTGATACACAGCGCCGCAGCAAGGAGCTGGAGGAAAAAGGACTTCGCTTTATTGGTACAGGCGTATCCGGTGGTGAAGAAGGTGCCTTGAATGGTCCTGCCATTATGCCAGGTGGACAAGAAAGTGCCTACAAACTGGTAGAGCCGATTCTGACTGCAATCTCTGCTAAAGTGGACGGCGACCCATGCTGTACATATATCGGTCCCGACGGTGCTGGTCACTATGTAAAAATGGTGCACAACGGTATCGAGTACGGTGACATGCAATTGATTGGTGAAGCATATCACTTGCTGAAATCAGTTCTGAATGTGAGTGCGGAAGAACTTCATGAAATCTTTACAGAATGGAATAAAGGTGAACTGGACAGCTATCTGATCGAAATTACAGCTGACATCTTCTCCCAGTATGATGCTGAAACAGGCAAGCCTATGGTAGATGTGATCTTGGATGCTGCGGGTCAAAAAGGTACTGGTAAATGGACAAGCCAAAGCGCGCTGGATCTGGGTGTGCCATTGTCCATGATTACCGAGTCCGTATTCTCCCGTTTCTTGTCTGCTATGAAAGATGAGCGTATTGCGGCAAGCAAAGTGCTGAGCGGTCCTAAAGCTGAATCCTTCAGCGGCGACAAAAAAGAATTTATCGAAAGCGTACGTAAAGCCCTGTTCGCAAGTAAAATTGTGTCTTATGCTCAAGGTTTCGCTCAAATGCGTGCAGCTTCCGATGAATATGATTGGGATTTGAAATACGGAAAAATTGCAATGATCTTCCGCGGTGGTTGCATTATCCGTTCGCAATTCCTGCAAAACATCAAGGATGCGTATGACCGTGATCCTGCTCTGAAAAACCTATTGCTGGACTCTTATTTCAAAAATGTAGTAGAAACGTATCAAGATGCATGGCGTCAAGTGATTTCCGTGGCTGTATCTCAAGGTATTCCAGTGCCTGGCTTCTCCAGCGCGCTTGCTTACTATGACAGCTATCGCACGGAGCGTTTGCCAGCAAACCTGCTGCAAGCGCAACGTGACTACTTTGGTGCACACACGTTCAAGCGTGTGGACAAAGAAGGCGTATTCCATCATCAATGGTTTTAATGAACTGACGAATATGTAAGAATGCAGTATGTAACACAACGGAAGCTTTTTTGCCCTCTGGGTAGAAAAAGCTTCCGTTTTTGATTTGGTATTTTAGATACAATGTTGAATTCGCTAAAGGATTGTATAATCTTTTGACGCTATGGTATGATAGAAACACAAAATTTTAATGCTTTACCGCGTCTAAGCTTTGAGTTTAAATAAAAGAGACGGAAGATTCCCGTCTCTTTTATAGACTAGCTGTTTTACTGCTCCTGTGACCATTGCAGCATGCCACCAATCATATTGGTGCAACCCACGTAACCTAACTGCTGCAAATATTCGCAGGCACGTTCACTGCGATAACCGCTCCGGCAAATAAAGATGATTTCACCGGTGCGTTCAATTTCCTCAAGGCGGCCCGGAATCTGTCCGAGCGGAATGTGCTTGGCACCTTCAATCATACCTTCCGCTACTTCTTCCGCTTCACGGACGTCGATCAATTGCAATTGCTCTCCTGCTTGCAGGCGTGCGCGAAGCTCAGAAGGTTCAATCAGAGCGATTTGCGTCATGGCTGGACCTCTTTTCTAATGTAAATGGGTACTATTTGTATTGTTGACGTGTGAGAAACGTCACACTCTCTATGTATGATAGCGAAGCGATCTCTAAGCTGTCAATTAGCCTGAATCTAAAAATCAAATAAAGATTGGTCAACCAGGTTGCTAAACCTCGACAGACCTAGATGAATATTCCTTATTTTTTAGGTGGAGAAATGAACGTTACAACTTGTATAATTAACGTAAACTAGGATGGTTTGAATCGAAAAGGAGCATGTATAATATGGATGTTATCGTTAGACCTACCCCTTCCCTGCAAGGAGAGATTGGGGCTTTGTCCTCCAAAAACTACACTACTCGTTATCTGCTAACGGCTGCACTAGCTGATGGGCAAAGTACTATTTACTATCCAGCTCATAGTGAAGACAGTGATGCTATGCGTCGTTGTATCACCGATCTGGGAGCAGTGCTGGAAGAGGATAATGAAAAAATCGTGATTACAGGTTTTGGTAGCCATCCTCAAGCTGTGAAGGAACTGAACGTGGGCAATGCAGGAGCGGTGCTCCGTTTTTTGATGGGAATTGCGTCCCTATGTCCGGATGTTACATTTGTGAATACATATCCCGACTCCTTGGGGAAAAGACCCCATGATGATCTAATTGATGCACTGGGCCAACTGGGGGTTAGAGTAGATCATCGTGAAGGCAAGTTGCCAATACGTATTCAGGGTGGTCAGGCGAAGGGCGGTAAAATCCAAGTGTCCGGTTCGGTTAGCTCACAGTATTTAAGCGCTCTGTTGTTCCTTACACCTCTACTGGAGGAAGATAGTGAAATTGAAGTGCTGCATGATTTGAAATCCAAAGTGGTCATTGGGCAGACGCTGGAGGTATTGCAAGAGGCTGGTATTACCATTCATGCAAGTGATGACTACATGTCTTTCCGCGTACCGGGTCGGCAATCCTATCAGCCACGTACGTATACTGTACAGGGGGATTATCCAGGGAGTGCTGCGGTGCTGGCGGCGGCTGCAGTAACGAATTCCGATGTAACCATCCATCGTCTTAAAGAACAGAGCAAACAGGGAGAACGTGCTATTGTAGACGTGCTGCGTATGATGGAAGTGCCACTGACACATGAGAACGATACCGTTGTCGTAAAGGGGAACGGTCGATTGAAAGCCATCGAGTTTGACGGTGATGCTGCGACAGACGCTGTGCTTGCCATGGTAGCTGCGGCTGTATTTGCCGAAGGTACGTCCCGTTTCTATAACGTGGAAAATTTACGGTATAAGGAATGTGACCGTATTACCGATTATTTGAATGAATTGAGCAAGGCTGGAGCTCGGATAGAAGAACGTCAAGCGGAAATCATTGTGCATGGTAGACCGGAGGGTGTCGAAGGTGGTGTGGAAATCAACGCGCATTTTGATCACCGTGTCATTATGGCATTGACGGTTGTAGGTTTGCGTGCGCAGAAGCCGCTAGTGATCAAGGATGCGCATCATGTCGCCAAATCGTATCCACAGTATTTCGACCATCTGACGACGCTTGGTGCTTCTGTAGAATGGGTAAAATAAAGGTAAGTTAAGATGCAGACAGGAGGAGAAAAAATGGCTTTTGAAAATCCGTCCAGAGAAGAGATTAAGAATATTTTGGAACAAGTAGGCAATATTGCGGTTGTTGGTTTGTCTGATAAATCAGACCGCACCTCATACATGGTTTCTTATGCTATGCAACAGCGGGGATACCGGATTATTCCGGTAAATCCTGCGGCCGCAGGACAAACGATTCTTGGAGAGACTTGCTATGCCAGTCTTGCTGAAGTACCAGAGCCCGTTGAATTGGTTAATGTATTCCGGCGTAGCGAATACTGCGCAGAGGTTGCGCGTGAAGCCGCTGCTATTGGAGCAAAGATATTGTGGCTGCAACAGGGAATTATAAGCCAGGAAGCCGCTGACATTGCACAGGAGCATGGAATGACGGTTATTATGGATCGTTGCATTAAGGTGGAGGATTCAGTGACCCAAGCTGTACGTAAAGGATAATCACATCGCTGAATCATGCTATATGAGCATGAAAAAAACCTTCTTCCCTTATTTCATAGGGTTGAAGGTTTTTGGTGTGAAATCAGAACTATGATACAGTATATTATACTTTCAGGAATCCATATAATGTATGTATGCTTGGAATATGATAGGGTCTAGTTAAATTCATAGGGTTATCGCTGAGTAATAAGTTATATGACCTGTAAAAGCGTAAATAAATATTTTTGGCTGACGGAACCATTGCTTTGACAAAAGTATTTATTCGGCTTACCATCAGGGATAGAAGGGAGAGGAATGCCATGAATTGGCTCGGATCCTTACAACAGCTTGGTCGTGCTGTCATGCTCCCGACGATGGTGCTACCAGCAGCTGCAATATTGCTAAGTCTCGGCAGCCTTCCTTGGGCCACGTGGGGATTTCCTATGGTGTCTGATATGGCAAATGCGGCGGGACACGGGATTTTTTATTTTTTGCCGTATTTGTTTGCGGTGGGTGTTGCACTGGGTATGTCGAATCAAGCAGGTCAGGCGGGACTGGCTGCATTGGCTGGTATGGCTATATATGATCAGGTCACATTGAGATTTGGAAACGGACTCATTCAGCCAGCGACGCTCATAGGTATCATTTTGGGGATTATTTCAGGCTTGGCTTATAATCGCTTCAAAAGCATTAAGTTGCCCGAAGTGCTTCAGTTTTTTGGGGGAACCCGATTTGTTCTGCTGCTTATTGGCCTGTTCTCTGCTGTATTTGCAGGGCTTATG
This window of the Paenibacillus polymyxa genome carries:
- the gndA gene encoding NADP-dependent phosphogluconate dehydrogenase, producing MAKQQIGVIGLAVMGKNLALNIESRGFTVSVFNRSPEKTHDLIKEAEGKKLTGTFSIEEFVNSLESPRKILIMVQAGKATDATIEQLVPHLDKGDIIIDGGNAYFPDTQRRSKELEEKGLRFIGTGVSGGEEGALNGPAIMPGGQESAYKLVEPILTAISAKVDGDPCCTYIGPDGAGHYVKMVHNGIEYGDMQLIGEAYHLLKSVLNVSAEELHEIFTEWNKGELDSYLIEITADIFSQYDAETGKPMVDVILDAAGQKGTGKWTSQSALDLGVPLSMITESVFSRFLSAMKDERIAASKVLSGPKAESFSGDKKEFIESVRKALFASKIVSYAQGFAQMRAASDEYDWDLKYGKIAMIFRGGCIIRSQFLQNIKDAYDRDPALKNLLLDSYFKNVVETYQDAWRQVISVAVSQGIPVPGFSSALAYYDSYRTERLPANLLQAQRDYFGAHTFKRVDKEGVFHHQWF
- a CDS encoding rhodanese-like domain-containing protein, coding for MTQIALIEPSELRARLQAGEQLQLIDVREAEEVAEGMIEGAKHIPLGQIPGRLEEIERTGEIIFICRSGYRSERACEYLQQLGYVGCTNMIGGMLQWSQEQ
- the aroA gene encoding 3-phosphoshikimate 1-carboxyvinyltransferase — encoded protein: MDVIVRPTPSLQGEIGALSSKNYTTRYLLTAALADGQSTIYYPAHSEDSDAMRRCITDLGAVLEEDNEKIVITGFGSHPQAVKELNVGNAGAVLRFLMGIASLCPDVTFVNTYPDSLGKRPHDDLIDALGQLGVRVDHREGKLPIRIQGGQAKGGKIQVSGSVSSQYLSALLFLTPLLEEDSEIEVLHDLKSKVVIGQTLEVLQEAGITIHASDDYMSFRVPGRQSYQPRTYTVQGDYPGSAAVLAAAAVTNSDVTIHRLKEQSKQGERAIVDVLRMMEVPLTHENDTVVVKGNGRLKAIEFDGDAATDAVLAMVAAAVFAEGTSRFYNVENLRYKECDRITDYLNELSKAGARIEERQAEIIVHGRPEGVEGGVEINAHFDHRVIMALTVVGLRAQKPLVIKDAHHVAKSYPQYFDHLTTLGASVEWVK
- a CDS encoding CoA-binding protein; the protein is MAFENPSREEIKNILEQVGNIAVVGLSDKSDRTSYMVSYAMQQRGYRIIPVNPAAAGQTILGETCYASLAEVPEPVELVNVFRRSEYCAEVAREAAAIGAKILWLQQGIISQEAADIAQEHGMTVIMDRCIKVEDSVTQAVRKG